In Oscillatoria acuminata PCC 6304, a single window of DNA contains:
- a CDS encoding DUF4041 domain-containing protein, whose amino-acid sequence MIYLIVSAIIAGLSYALVSINNKFKQLQQKNKVNQQLLQEADLKYGGLISTEQLKLELESEINSLNEKLRNLHKEAEQQEYSLALKLSGLKQDLEELEEKSFLESFGFYESKYNFADSSQFQQKLNQIQALQKQMLKAKTAAICHAAWQVEGSVKKGQKMTNDFLTLVLRAFNGECDAAISKIKYNNVQTMENRVRKSYEKINKLSETTHCEITPGYLDLKLQELWLTYEYQEQKYQEQEEQRLIREQMREEEKAKREQEKIKQEAEREENRYQKALDKARQEIESSTGQTYEKLQTKIQELQEKLAKASQNKERAISQAQLTKTGHVYIISNIGSFGEDIYKIGLTRRLEPVERVQELSNASVPFPFDIHAMIYSENAPELEVNLHKYFDNRRVNKANSRKEFFRVSLEDIVEAVKNIDNELNISKSEIKFTKVAEAAEYRKTLAYERKKGD is encoded by the coding sequence ATGATTTATTTGATAGTTTCGGCGATTATTGCAGGATTAAGTTATGCCCTTGTTTCTATTAACAATAAATTCAAACAATTACAACAAAAAAATAAAGTAAATCAACAATTATTGCAAGAAGCAGATTTAAAATATGGGGGATTAATTTCCACTGAACAATTAAAATTAGAGTTAGAAAGCGAAATCAATAGCCTAAATGAAAAATTAAGAAATTTACATAAAGAAGCAGAACAGCAAGAATATAGTCTGGCCTTAAAACTTTCAGGATTAAAGCAAGATTTAGAAGAACTAGAGGAAAAAAGTTTTTTAGAATCTTTTGGGTTTTATGAATCTAAGTATAATTTTGCAGATTCTAGTCAGTTTCAACAAAAGCTCAATCAAATTCAAGCATTACAGAAGCAAATGCTGAAAGCCAAAACAGCCGCGATTTGTCACGCTGCATGGCAGGTAGAAGGAAGTGTCAAGAAAGGACAAAAAATGACCAATGATTTTTTAACTTTAGTCCTGCGAGCTTTTAATGGGGAATGTGATGCAGCTATTTCAAAAATCAAATACAATAATGTCCAAACGATGGAAAACAGAGTGAGAAAATCTTATGAAAAAATCAATAAATTATCCGAAACGACCCACTGTGAAATCACTCCGGGATATCTGGATCTAAAATTACAGGAGCTTTGGTTGACTTATGAGTATCAAGAACAGAAATATCAAGAGCAAGAAGAACAGCGATTGATTCGGGAACAGATGCGGGAAGAAGAAAAAGCAAAACGTGAACAAGAAAAAATAAAACAGGAAGCAGAACGAGAAGAAAACCGCTATCAAAAAGCTTTAGACAAAGCCCGTCAAGAGATTGAATCTTCAACTGGACAAACTTATGAAAAATTACAAACTAAAATCCAAGAATTACAAGAAAAATTAGCTAAAGCTTCTCAGAATAAAGAACGGGCCATTTCTCAAGCCCAACTAACTAAGACCGGTCATGTCTATATTATTTCAAATATTGGCTCGTTTGGTGAAGATATTTATAAAATTGGTTTAACAAGACGTCTTGAACCAGTCGAACGGGTTCAAGAACTGAGTAATGCGTCTGTACCTTTCCCTTTTGATATTCATGCAATGATTTACTCAGAAAATGCTCCAGAACTTGAGGTAAATCTCCATAAATACTTTGACAATAGAAGGGTCAATAAAGCCAATTCTAGGAAAGAATTTTTCAGGGTTTCATTAGAGGACATTGTAGAAGCTGTAAAAAATATTGACAACGAACTAAATATTTCTAAATCAGAAATTAAATTTACTAAAGTTGCCGAAGCTGCTGAATATCGGAAAACTTTAGCCTATGAACGAAAAAAGGGAGATTGA
- a CDS encoding tetratricopeptide repeat protein, translating into MRSPKLMGWVLALSVMITPQLAVGQSIDELSQQGNTAFTAGNYAQAEQIWRQVVSQDANNSAAHIWLGLSLFYQDKVEEAIAQYRQALALDPNNASAYNNLGNAYTDRQQHEEAIAAYEQALRLNPDQGQTYFNLGVALTAVRRGDEAIAAYRRAVALDPNDAEAQVKIANLLVRQNKLDEAVTAYRTAIGLNANDAEAHLNLGLALARQDKVDEAIAAYRQALNINPNLAEVHNNLGVMLRRQNNLEEATAAYERAIAISPNLATAYNGLATVYREQGNLDEAIATYRRALALPDRPANPASAHTLAYNGLGLTLKQQGNIAEAIEQFQRAIELSPNYAPAQYNLTQAQQQAN; encoded by the coding sequence GTGAGGTCACCTAAATTAATGGGATGGGTGTTAGCGTTGTCTGTGATGATAACACCTCAGTTAGCCGTTGGACAATCTATTGACGAACTCTCGCAACAAGGCAATACTGCATTTACGGCGGGAAATTATGCCCAAGCGGAACAGATTTGGCGTCAAGTTGTGTCGCAGGATGCCAATAATTCAGCGGCTCATATTTGGCTCGGGTTATCCTTATTTTATCAAGATAAGGTTGAGGAGGCGATCGCCCAGTATCGGCAAGCGTTGGCATTGGACCCGAATAATGCCAGTGCGTATAATAATTTGGGAAATGCCTACACCGATCGCCAACAACATGAGGAGGCGATCGCTGCTTATGAACAAGCATTACGCCTGAATCCGGATCAAGGGCAGACCTATTTTAATCTAGGGGTTGCCCTCACTGCGGTGAGGCGAGGGGATGAGGCAATTGCGGCGTATCGGCGCGCAGTCGCCCTTGATCCGAATGATGCGGAAGCGCAGGTAAAAATTGCTAATTTGCTGGTTCGGCAGAACAAGTTAGATGAGGCAGTCACTGCGTATCGGACGGCGATCGGGCTGAATGCGAATGATGCCGAGGCACATCTGAATTTGGGGTTAGCTTTAGCGCGTCAGGATAAAGTAGACGAGGCGATCGCTGCCTATCGGCAAGCGCTGAATATCAATCCCAATCTCGCCGAAGTGCATAATAATTTGGGTGTGATGTTGCGACGGCAGAACAATTTAGAGGAAGCGACTGCGGCTTATGAACGGGCGATCGCCATCTCACCGAATCTGGCTACCGCGTATAATGGGTTGGCCACAGTATATCGAGAACAGGGCAACCTGGACGAGGCAATTGCCACCTATCGCCGTGCGTTAGCGCTACCGGATCGACCGGCAAATCCAGCCAGTGCTCATACTTTAGCCTATAATGGGTTGGGGCTAACCCTGAAGCAACAAGGCAACATTGCGGAGGCGATCGAGCAATTCCAACGGGCGATCGAACTCTCCCCCAATTACGCCCCAGCACAATACAATCTCACTCAAGCCCAACAGCAAGCCAATTAA
- the purQ gene encoding phosphoribosylformylglycinamidine synthase subunit PurQ, giving the protein MKFGVVVFPGSNCDRDVAYVTQGLLNRPTRLVWHQETDISDLDVVVLPGGFSYGDYLRCGAIAQFSPVMPEIIKHAEQGKLVLGICNGFQVLTESGLLPGALIRNRDLHFICDRVPMKVENTRLPWTSNYQSGEIITLPIAHGEGRYYADADTLAQLEDNGQVVFRYCSPQGESNPESNPNGSLNQIAGICNSRGNVLGMMPHPERASDPMLGDTDGMKLFESVLNAAIAGVR; this is encoded by the coding sequence GTGAAATTTGGAGTTGTAGTATTTCCCGGTTCCAATTGCGATCGCGATGTGGCGTATGTCACCCAAGGGTTACTTAATCGCCCCACTCGGTTAGTCTGGCATCAGGAAACGGATATCTCAGATTTGGATGTGGTGGTGTTACCCGGTGGGTTCAGCTACGGGGATTATTTGCGCTGTGGGGCGATCGCGCAATTTTCCCCCGTCATGCCGGAAATTATCAAACACGCCGAACAGGGTAAATTAGTCCTGGGAATTTGTAATGGATTCCAAGTCTTAACCGAATCGGGACTGCTACCGGGGGCCTTAATTAGAAATCGAGACTTGCACTTTATCTGCGATCGCGTCCCAATGAAGGTGGAAAATACCCGTCTGCCTTGGACTTCCAACTACCAATCCGGGGAAATCATCACCCTACCGATCGCCCACGGGGAGGGCCGCTACTATGCCGATGCGGATACCCTCGCCCAACTGGAAGACAATGGACAGGTAGTGTTTCGCTATTGTAGTCCGCAAGGGGAGAGTAACCCAGAGAGTAATCCCAATGGGTCCTTAAATCAGATTGCCGGAATCTGCAATTCCCGAGGGAATGTGCTGGGGATGATGCCCCATCCCGAACGGGCATCGGACCCGATGTTAGGGGATACCGATGGGATGAAATTGTTTGAAAGTGTTTTGAATGCGGCGATCGCTGGAGTCCGATAA
- a CDS encoding sugar porter family MFS transporter: protein MQTENEQPIIYEAKTSYVLMLATVAALGGFLFGFDTAVINGAVGALGISFQANSFQVGLAVSSALLGSAAGAFFAGQIADRYGRVKTMVVAAGFFLISAIGSGIAVSIADFMMWRLIGGIAVGAASVIAPAYIAEVSPAHLRGRLGSLQQLAIVTGIFVALLSNYFIATGAGSAMSPLWFGVPAWRWMFWTEIPPALLYGLGALRIPESPRYLVAQGREAEATPILAKAIGGDVAAKIREIRDSVFQDHKPRLSDIFGRSGLLPIVWIGIGVSVLQQLVGINVIFYYSSVLWQAVGFSEADSLWITVITSVTNIVTTLVAIAFVDKFGRKPLLIVGSIGMMLTLGTLATVFGNAPLDAAGNPALTDSAGTIALLAANIYVFCFGFSWGPVTWVLLGEMFNNRIRGSALSVAATAQWIANFGVSTTFPVLKDIGLGFAYGLYTTAAAISLFFVLFLIKETKGRELEDMQ, encoded by the coding sequence ATGCAAACTGAAAATGAACAACCGATTATTTATGAGGCCAAAACTTCTTATGTTTTGATGCTGGCAACGGTCGCTGCTTTAGGAGGATTTTTGTTTGGCTTTGATACGGCAGTGATTAATGGGGCAGTTGGTGCATTAGGCATTTCATTTCAAGCCAATAGCTTCCAAGTGGGATTAGCCGTTTCTTCGGCCTTACTGGGGTCGGCTGCCGGGGCTTTTTTCGCCGGACAAATTGCCGATCGCTACGGTCGAGTTAAAACAATGGTGGTGGCGGCAGGTTTCTTTTTAATTAGTGCGATCGGTTCGGGGATTGCAGTCTCGATCGCCGATTTTATGATGTGGCGATTAATCGGCGGTATCGCAGTTGGTGCAGCGAGTGTAATTGCTCCAGCTTATATTGCCGAAGTCTCACCGGCACATTTGCGGGGACGACTCGGTTCCCTCCAGCAACTCGCCATTGTCACCGGCATTTTTGTAGCCTTACTCTCTAACTATTTTATTGCCACTGGAGCTGGTTCTGCAATGTCACCCTTGTGGTTTGGAGTACCCGCTTGGCGGTGGATGTTTTGGACTGAAATACCCCCTGCGTTACTCTACGGGCTGGGTGCATTAAGAATTCCCGAATCCCCCCGATATTTAGTCGCTCAAGGGCGAGAAGCGGAAGCGACTCCGATTTTGGCAAAGGCGATCGGAGGGGATGTGGCGGCGAAAATTCGGGAGATTCGAGACAGTGTATTTCAGGACCATAAACCTCGGTTGTCGGATATCTTCGGCAGGAGTGGATTACTTCCCATTGTCTGGATCGGAATCGGTGTCTCGGTTCTCCAGCAGTTGGTGGGGATTAATGTCATTTTCTATTACAGCAGTGTGTTATGGCAGGCTGTGGGCTTTTCTGAGGCGGATTCCCTGTGGATTACGGTGATTACCAGCGTCACCAATATTGTCACGACTTTAGTGGCGATCGCCTTTGTGGATAAATTTGGCCGTAAACCGCTGTTGATTGTCGGTTCCATTGGCATGATGCTCACCCTCGGAACCCTCGCAACCGTTTTCGGAAACGCGCCTCTGGATGCCGCAGGAAATCCCGCTTTAACCGACAGCGCGGGAACGATCGCACTTTTAGCCGCTAACATCTACGTCTTTTGCTTCGGCTTCTCGTGGGGTCCCGTCACCTGGGTATTACTGGGAGAAATGTTTAACAATCGAATTCGCGGATCGGCTCTATCTGTCGCTGCTACGGCACAATGGATTGCTAACTTTGGGGTTTCTACAACATTTCCAGTCCTAAAAGATATTGGATTGGGTTTTGCTTACGGCTTATATACAACTGCTGCGGCAATTTCCCTGTTCTTTGTCCTGTTCCTGATTAAGGAAACCAAGGGTCGAGAATTGGAAGATATGCAGTAG
- a CDS encoding ester cyclase has product METTSLSSVTPNPNLVEIWEAHQAAEFFNHDVKAALETMTEDAYVNLVPLSTIASGKAEIENFYANYFIGKLPPDTQGELISRTVGKSQIVDEQTFSFTHSQDIFLLPNIPITHKKVEMVIVIVVGFRDGKIAYERLYWDRASLLEQVGWLAPSYIPAFELK; this is encoded by the coding sequence ATGGAAACGACATCTTTATCTTCCGTAACCCCAAACCCAAACTTAGTAGAAATTTGGGAAGCTCATCAAGCGGCTGAATTTTTCAACCACGATGTTAAAGCAGCCCTAGAAACCATGACAGAGGATGCGTATGTCAATCTCGTTCCTCTCTCTACGATTGCCTCGGGTAAAGCAGAAATTGAAAACTTTTATGCCAACTACTTCATCGGCAAATTACCCCCCGATACTCAGGGAGAATTAATTTCCCGAACCGTGGGAAAAAGCCAAATTGTCGATGAGCAAACCTTTTCTTTTACCCATTCACAGGATATTTTTCTGTTGCCCAATATTCCGATTACGCACAAAAAAGTTGAAATGGTAATTGTGATTGTGGTCGGATTTCGGGATGGGAAAATTGCTTATGAACGATTGTATTGGGATCGCGCTTCTTTACTAGAACAAGTGGGGTGGCTTGCGCCATCCTATATTCCTGCTTTTGAGTTGAAGTAG
- a CDS encoding helicase HerA domain-containing protein, whose amino-acid sequence MNSERPLGSVIQGSLSKGLEVKLHPDVSVEEMRVGKFLVVRGVRSHFFCLLTDVCLGTTNERISMNPPHPEDTFMQEVLAGSSTYGKIELSPMLMLTPEADEGGWSPNSLLKTSANNGLKTNGLASYQANTTGEMQLRPVKTIPSHFSQVHDASERDFRLVFGWEDDPHRRNFAIGQPLDMNVPVCIDLDRFVERSNGVFGKSGTGKSFLTRLLLSGIIRKQAAVNLIFDMHSEYGWEAATEGKQFSTVKGLRQLFPNEVEVYTLDPESTRRRGVRDAQELYLAYDQIEVEDIRLVSRELNLSEASIENAIILRNEFGTTWITQLLAMSNEDIQMFCDEKRGNKASIMALQRKLGLLDELKYIRNSCPQNYVKQILDKLNAGKHLVIEFGSQSNMLSYMLVTNVLSRRIHRAYVEKSEIFLQTKNPSDRPRQLVITIEEAHRFLDSATVRQTIFGTIAREMRKYFVTLLVVDQRPSGIDNEVMSQIGTRITALLNDEKDIDAIFTGVSGGQNLKSVLSKLDSKQQALVLGHAVPMPVVVQTRAYDAKFYQEVGDMDWQGMETDLLLTAAESAKLDLGF is encoded by the coding sequence ATGAATTCCGAACGCCCATTAGGTTCTGTTATCCAAGGTTCTCTGAGTAAAGGTTTAGAAGTCAAATTACATCCCGATGTCTCCGTCGAAGAGATGCGAGTCGGAAAATTTTTAGTCGTCCGAGGGGTGCGATCGCATTTCTTCTGTTTACTCACCGATGTCTGTTTAGGAACCACCAACGAGCGGATTTCCATGAATCCTCCCCACCCGGAAGATACCTTCATGCAGGAAGTGCTCGCAGGCAGCAGCACTTATGGGAAAATCGAACTCTCCCCCATGTTAATGCTTACCCCAGAAGCAGATGAAGGGGGATGGAGTCCGAATTCTCTGCTGAAAACCTCCGCCAATAACGGACTGAAAACTAACGGATTGGCCTCCTACCAAGCCAATACCACGGGAGAAATGCAGTTAAGGCCGGTTAAAACTATTCCCAGTCACTTCTCCCAAGTTCATGATGCCAGTGAGAGGGATTTTCGCCTCGTCTTTGGCTGGGAAGATGACCCCCATCGCCGCAACTTTGCGATCGGTCAACCCCTGGATATGAACGTTCCCGTTTGCATCGACCTTGATCGCTTCGTCGAACGCAGTAACGGCGTTTTTGGCAAATCCGGCACCGGCAAATCCTTCCTCACCCGCCTCCTCCTCTCCGGCATCATCCGCAAACAAGCCGCCGTGAATCTCATCTTTGATATGCACTCGGAATATGGCTGGGAAGCTGCAACAGAAGGTAAACAATTTAGTACCGTCAAAGGCTTACGGCAACTCTTCCCCAACGAAGTCGAAGTCTACACCCTCGACCCCGAATCCACCCGCCGACGCGGCGTCCGTGATGCTCAAGAATTGTATCTCGCCTATGACCAAATCGAAGTCGAAGATATCCGCTTAGTCTCACGGGAGTTAAACCTCTCCGAAGCCAGTATCGAAAATGCGATTATTCTGCGCAATGAATTTGGCACCACTTGGATTACCCAACTTTTAGCCATGAGTAATGAAGACATCCAAATGTTTTGCGATGAAAAGCGCGGGAATAAAGCCTCGATTATGGCATTACAGCGCAAACTCGGACTGTTGGATGAACTGAAATATATCCGGAATAGCTGCCCGCAAAATTACGTTAAGCAGATTTTGGACAAACTGAATGCCGGTAAACATTTAGTCATTGAGTTTGGGTCACAGTCGAATATGCTCTCTTATATGTTGGTGACCAATGTCCTGAGTAGGCGGATTCATCGGGCTTATGTGGAGAAATCCGAGATATTTTTACAAACCAAAAACCCCAGCGATCGGCCCAGACAATTGGTGATTACCATCGAAGAAGCCCACCGTTTTCTAGACAGCGCCACCGTCCGCCAAACCATCTTCGGCACGATCGCCCGAGAAATGCGGAAATACTTTGTCACCCTCCTCGTAGTGGATCAACGTCCCTCGGGAATTGATAACGAAGTCATGTCCCAAATCGGCACCCGCATCACCGCCTTGCTCAATGATGAAAAAGACATTGATGCCATTTTCACCGGCGTTTCTGGAGGACAAAATCTGAAATCCGTTCTTTCAAAGCTAGATTCTAAGCAACAAGCTCTCGTTTTGGGTCATGCGGTTCCAATGCCCGTTGTCGTCCAAACTCGCGCTTATGATGCCAAATTCTACCAAGAAGTCGGCGATATGGATTGGCAAGGCATGGAAACCGATTTACTTTTAACCGCTGCGGAATCAGCTAAATTGGATTTAGGGTTTTAA
- a CDS encoding DUF4336 domain-containing protein, giving the protein MESAPDSAPLSPSLQPRDLSWPFWLAMPLYPYGRRRTLCQEVVKDTLWTFEQIQGILYVVVPIRMTVVKLERGGLLVYAPIAPTPECVRQVQALESQHGPVKYIILPTVSGLEHKVFVGPFARRFPLAQVFVAPSQWSFPLNLPLSWLGLPQRRTQVLPKDSSKVPFADEFDYEILGPIDLGLGRFGEVAFFHRSSRSLLVTDSVLSIPEDPPDIVQLDPYPLLFHARDNAADVRQDTPANRRQGWQRICLFAFYFRPSTLNTLKLRQAFQMARQVSDRSKKAYFGIFPFDWQPDWKQSFDLLRADGRLFVAPILQTLILNRAPQETLTWADTVARWQFERIIPCHLDSPLDVGPQAFRQAFNFLEQQSGGSNQTVMGESSSLSDRDFATLRTIDELLDRWRITPPRQDRV; this is encoded by the coding sequence TTGGAAAGCGCACCCGATTCAGCACCCCTTAGTCCGAGTCTCCAACCCAGGGACCTGTCATGGCCCTTTTGGTTGGCGATGCCTCTGTATCCTTATGGCAGAAGACGCACCCTCTGTCAAGAAGTGGTCAAAGATACCCTCTGGACTTTTGAGCAGATTCAGGGCATTCTCTATGTGGTAGTTCCCATTCGCATGACGGTGGTCAAATTGGAACGGGGGGGATTATTGGTCTATGCACCGATCGCCCCAACGCCGGAATGTGTGAGACAAGTTCAGGCATTAGAATCTCAACATGGTCCGGTTAAATATATTATTTTGCCCACGGTTTCCGGACTGGAACATAAGGTATTTGTCGGTCCGTTTGCGCGTCGGTTTCCCTTGGCGCAGGTGTTTGTAGCACCGTCTCAATGGAGTTTTCCCCTCAATTTGCCCTTGAGTTGGTTAGGGTTGCCGCAACGACGCACCCAAGTGTTACCCAAAGATAGTAGCAAAGTTCCCTTTGCCGATGAGTTTGATTATGAAATTCTGGGTCCGATTGATTTGGGATTGGGACGATTTGGGGAAGTGGCATTTTTCCATAGATCATCGCGATCGCTGTTAGTCACGGATTCTGTGCTATCTATCCCCGAAGACCCTCCCGATATTGTCCAACTTGACCCTTATCCCCTGCTGTTTCATGCCCGGGATAATGCTGCTGATGTCCGACAAGATACGCCCGCTAATCGTCGTCAAGGATGGCAGCGAATTTGTCTGTTTGCATTTTATTTCCGCCCTAGCACATTAAATACCCTGAAACTCAGACAAGCGTTTCAGATGGCGCGACAGGTTAGCGATCGCTCCAAAAAAGCCTATTTTGGCATCTTCCCCTTCGACTGGCAACCGGACTGGAAACAATCTTTTGACCTCCTGCGCGCCGATGGCAGACTGTTTGTCGCCCCCATCCTGCAAACCTTGATTCTCAACCGTGCCCCCCAAGAGACTCTCACTTGGGCTGATACCGTCGCCCGTTGGCAGTTTGAACGGATTATTCCCTGTCACTTAGACTCGCCCCTGGATGTCGGTCCCCAAGCATTTCGGCAGGCGTTTAATTTTTTGGAACAACAGTCGGGGGGAAGTAACCAAACGGTTATGGGGGAGAGTTCATCGTTGAGCGATCGCGATTTTGCCACCTTGCGAACCATCGACGAACTCCTCGATCGCTGGCGAATTACACCCCCTCGTCAGGATAGAGTATAG
- a CDS encoding glutathione S-transferase family protein has protein sequence MLELYQFELSQYSEKVRLILDYKGLEYRKVEVTPGVGQIEVYQLSGQSQVPILKDGSTVIADSTKIAKYLDEKYPDRPIIPTDPKERGLCLMMEEWADESIGTKSRVVLFQGISQDQSFRSALLPSSTPDFLKNLVEAVPSDLLRTLGSGLGASPDAVKSAEDAIKQDLEALCLILQDRPYLTGNQPTLADLAVAGLSILLKFPAGPYLDIPEKLRGKGVTGIADNPLYEPFFTWRDRLYAEFRQPLPYNATIPIVTGEKPTSIEIE, from the coding sequence ATGCTAGAGTTATATCAATTTGAACTGTCGCAATACAGCGAAAAAGTCAGACTCATCCTGGATTACAAAGGATTAGAGTACCGCAAAGTGGAAGTCACCCCAGGGGTCGGACAGATCGAAGTGTACCAACTTTCCGGGCAATCCCAAGTCCCCATTCTCAAAGATGGGAGTACCGTAATTGCCGATTCCACCAAAATCGCCAAATATTTAGACGAAAAATACCCCGATCGCCCGATTATTCCCACCGATCCCAAAGAACGCGGATTGTGCCTGATGATGGAAGAATGGGCGGATGAATCCATTGGCACCAAAAGCCGAGTCGTCCTGTTTCAGGGAATCAGTCAGGATCAAAGTTTCCGCAGTGCACTCCTGCCGTCGAGTACCCCGGATTTCCTCAAAAATCTGGTGGAAGCAGTGCCATCGGACCTCCTCAGAACCCTCGGGTCGGGTCTCGGTGCCTCCCCAGATGCCGTAAAATCCGCTGAGGACGCCATCAAACAAGATTTAGAAGCCCTCTGCCTGATTTTGCAAGATCGTCCCTATTTAACCGGCAATCAGCCGACCCTGGCGGATTTAGCCGTGGCTGGATTATCCATCCTGCTCAAATTCCCTGCCGGACCTTATCTGGATATTCCCGAAAAATTGCGCGGAAAAGGCGTAACTGGAATTGCGGACAATCCCCTGTATGAACCCTTTTTCACCTGGCGCGATCGCCTCTACGCGGAATTCCGCCAACCCTTACCCTACAACGCGACTATTCCTATCGTTACAGGTGAAAAACCCACCTCCATTGAGATAGAATAA
- the cobO gene encoding cob(I)yrinic acid a,c-diamide adenosyltransferase has product METNADLVAGENLSGGETRGDRLSSSGSESQYQQKMQRRKEVQEQRVALASVEKGLIVVNTGNGKGKTTAALGMVLRSLGHGFRVAIVQFIKGAWEPAEKEIFSHFSDRLEFHAMGEGFTWETQDRDRDIQKARQAWEKALSFITNPDYKLVLLDEINIAIKLGYLPVEEVLAGLAQKPEESHIILTGRGAPAPLIERADLVTEMTLIKHPFREQGVKAQPGIEY; this is encoded by the coding sequence ATGGAAACCAACGCTGATTTAGTGGCAGGGGAAAATTTATCGGGGGGAGAGACTCGGGGCGATCGCCTCTCCTCTTCTGGGAGTGAGAGTCAGTATCAACAGAAGATGCAGCGGCGCAAGGAGGTTCAAGAACAACGGGTGGCCCTTGCTTCTGTTGAGAAGGGCTTAATCGTGGTGAATACCGGGAATGGCAAGGGAAAAACCACTGCGGCGTTAGGGATGGTGTTGCGATCGCTGGGGCATGGATTCCGGGTGGCGATCGTCCAGTTTATCAAGGGCGCTTGGGAACCGGCGGAAAAGGAAATTTTCAGCCACTTTAGCGATCGCCTAGAATTCCACGCAATGGGGGAAGGATTCACCTGGGAAACCCAGGACCGCGATCGGGACATTCAAAAAGCCCGTCAAGCGTGGGAAAAAGCCTTAAGTTTTATCACCAACCCCGACTATAAACTGGTCCTGCTGGATGAAATTAATATCGCGATCAAACTCGGTTATCTTCCAGTGGAGGAGGTCCTAGCTGGTTTAGCCCAAAAGCCCGAGGAGTCCCATATCATCCTCACCGGCAGAGGCGCACCAGCACCCCTGATTGAACGCGCTGATTTAGTAACGGAAATGACTCTGATCAAGCATCCGTTCCGGGAACAAGGGGTGAAAGCTCAACCCGGGATTGAATATTAA
- a CDS encoding gamma-glutamyl-gamma-aminobutyrate hydrolase family protein, with protein MTKSLKAPLIGISTYGRNGVTAFSLAATYVDAVRAAGGIPVLLPPGEPNPAEVLERIDGLILSGGGDIDPSAYQGSSHPSIYNIDSERDEFELTLARLCLEKDVPFLGICRGMEVAIVACGGTLVTHVPDEYGMQVQHRLVPAPGHIYPAKHPVKIMSSSRLGGIVGKSEIEVVSWHHQSVRNLAPGWRVVAESVGDYVIEAVEHQHCSFAIAVQWHPELSPEDISHQRIFQALVKAAGTRKVVLIQDAIA; from the coding sequence ATGACTAAATCTCTGAAAGCACCTCTAATTGGCATTAGCACTTATGGCAGAAACGGGGTCACCGCTTTTTCCCTCGCCGCGACTTACGTTGATGCAGTCCGCGCGGCAGGTGGCATTCCGGTACTTTTGCCACCGGGAGAACCGAATCCGGCGGAAGTTTTGGAACGGATCGATGGATTAATTTTATCGGGGGGTGGGGATATTGACCCGAGTGCCTATCAGGGGTCGTCTCATCCGAGTATTTATAATATTGACTCAGAACGGGATGAATTTGAACTCACATTAGCGCGGTTGTGCTTGGAAAAAGATGTGCCGTTTTTGGGGATTTGTCGCGGCATGGAGGTGGCGATCGTTGCCTGTGGAGGAACTTTGGTGACTCATGTTCCTGATGAGTATGGGATGCAGGTTCAACATCGGTTAGTTCCAGCCCCCGGTCATATTTATCCAGCAAAGCATCCGGTGAAAATTATGTCAAGTAGTCGGTTAGGTGGGATTGTGGGAAAATCTGAGATTGAGGTGGTATCTTGGCATCATCAATCGGTGAGAAATTTAGCCCCGGGTTGGCGGGTGGTGGCGGAATCGGTGGGGGATTATGTGATTGAGGCGGTGGAACATCAGCACTGTTCTTTTGCGATCGCCGTCCAGTGGCATCCTGAATTGTCCCCGGAGGATATCTCTCATCAGCGGATTTTTCAGGCGTTGGTGAAGGCAGCAGGAACAAGGAAAGTGGTGCTGATTCAGGATGCGATCGCCTAA
- a CDS encoding DUF7219 family protein produces MTDKSDFLYPRSRYYGKFSPENLAFDANLQEFAQKVNYICGLETGGKISPDQAYEDIKGLWKQLKKSKKELGIGDPPIQPE; encoded by the coding sequence ATGACAGACAAATCGGATTTTCTGTATCCGCGCAGTCGATACTATGGCAAGTTTTCACCCGAAAACTTAGCCTTTGATGCAAATTTACAAGAATTTGCTCAAAAAGTGAACTATATCTGTGGTTTGGAAACCGGCGGCAAAATCTCCCCGGATCAAGCCTACGAAGACATTAAGGGACTCTGGAAACAGCTTAAAAAGTCTAAAAAAGAGCTGGGAATTGGAGATCCCCCAATCCAACCGGAGTAA